One genomic window of Bacillus mycoides includes the following:
- a CDS encoding DUF6985 domain-containing protein, which translates to MAIKNLKTNENSELEGEAYFELFDQNILVYIDQDADIEYAELCITYLNSLSEELINKLCKASIRYCNEFLDDIGEDIIEFSKLTDVLPHITPNTICIPNPKNKSEPVIDLELNCTWEEEHGMEWIIRSGKVMYVGAFDGINPYGDCDIGKDWNYA; encoded by the coding sequence ATGGCTATTAAAAACCTTAAAACCAATGAAAATTCCGAATTAGAAGGAGAAGCCTATTTCGAATTATTTGATCAAAATATTCTGGTATACATAGACCAAGATGCAGATATCGAATACGCAGAGCTATGTATAACATACTTAAATTCTTTAAGTGAAGAACTGATAAATAAACTTTGTAAAGCATCTATTAGATACTGTAATGAATTTCTTGATGATATAGGTGAAGATATTATAGAATTTTCTAAACTGACAGATGTTCTACCTCATATTACACCAAATACTATATGTATTCCGAATCCTAAAAATAAATCTGAACCTGTCATTGATTTAGAATTAAATTGCACATGGGAAGAGGAACATGGTATGGAATGGATCATTCGCAGTGGGAAAGTTATGTATGTTGGAGCATTTGATGGAATAAATCCATATGGGGATTGTGATATCGGAAAAGATTGGAATTATGCTTAA
- a CDS encoding GNAT family N-acetyltransferase, with product MNPILLDVPLQIETDRLILRAPLQAGDGNVVYQAIKDSINELKQWLLLFQSIPTVEETEIILRNAHIDFLKRESFRYLIYHKDTNDFIGTASLHGINWKISKCEIGYWINTQFSGKGYMTEAVSELTNLGFQLLKFRRIEIRCESNNTKSRTIPEKLGFELEGILRNEDLSADSKQLTDTCIYAKVN from the coding sequence ATGAATCCTATTTTATTAGATGTTCCGTTACAGATAGAAACAGACAGACTAATTCTTCGAGCACCACTTCAAGCTGGTGACGGGAATGTAGTATACCAAGCTATTAAGGATTCAATTAATGAGTTAAAACAATGGTTGCTTTTATTCCAGTCAATTCCTACTGTTGAAGAAACGGAAATTATCCTGAGAAATGCCCATATAGATTTTTTGAAAAGAGAAAGCTTTCGCTATCTTATCTATCATAAGGATACTAATGATTTTATTGGAACTGCTAGCCTTCACGGAATTAATTGGAAGATTTCTAAATGTGAAATTGGATACTGGATTAACACGCAATTTAGTGGCAAGGGATATATGACAGAAGCAGTAAGTGAGTTAACAAACCTTGGATTTCAGTTACTCAAATTTAGAAGGATTGAAATACGATGTGAATCTAATAACACTAAAAGTCGTACGATCCCTGAAAAACTAGGTTTTGAGCTGGAAGGGATATTACGTAATGAAGATCTTTCAGCTGACAGTAAACAACTAACTGATACCTGCATCTATGCAAAGGTAAATTAG
- a CDS encoding serine/threonine protein kinase, translating to MSINSFVGLIKDELLKEVSIRSEDEFEPVVVKDIPRLWKCLGTGNYAAVFMHKEYKDWVVKVYAREGEGIEKESEVYRRIGNHPSYSKLIYEGGNFIVLKRLKEITLYDAIHKGIKIPKQVILDINEAIEYAREQGLTPCDVHGKNVMMENGRGYVVDVSDFLKTKEDSKWRDLEKAYFTFYLPFIYKLPFPVKIPYFMLNIVRRSYRKYKKLKKKFKL from the coding sequence ATGAGTATAAATAGTTTTGTGGGATTGATAAAGGACGAATTATTAAAAGAGGTAAGCATAAGAAGTGAGGATGAATTCGAGCCTGTAGTAGTTAAAGATATTCCCAGACTTTGGAAGTGTTTAGGGACAGGTAATTATGCCGCAGTATTTATGCACAAAGAATACAAAGATTGGGTAGTGAAAGTTTACGCGCGAGAAGGAGAAGGAATTGAAAAAGAGTCAGAAGTATACCGAAGAATCGGAAATCATCCTTCTTATTCGAAGCTTATATATGAAGGGGGAAATTTCATAGTATTGAAACGTTTAAAAGAAATTACCTTATACGATGCTATTCATAAGGGGATTAAAATTCCGAAGCAGGTAATCCTTGATATCAATGAAGCTATAGAGTATGCAAGGGAGCAAGGATTAACTCCTTGTGATGTTCACGGGAAAAATGTGATGATGGAAAACGGAAGGGGATATGTAGTCGATGTATCTGATTTCTTAAAAACAAAAGAAGATAGTAAGTGGAGAGACCTAGAAAAGGCATATTTTACATTTTACTTGCCTTTCATTTATAAATTGCCTTTCCCTGTTAAAATACCGTATTTCATGTTAAACATTGTTAGACGTTCATATAGAAAATATAAGAAGCTTAAAAAGAAATTCAAATTGTAA
- a CDS encoding M20/M25/M40 family metallo-hydrolase: MSKWQSKEQLVQLLSNLVEIPSITGSEAEVILPDFVVEQLSDLQYFKQNPHHLQKNPTGDGRYFVTALVKKSDSTKNTVILVSHFDVVDVQDYGVWKEDAFNPKKLTSMFYSHKDELPDHVREDIEQGDWLFGRGTMDMKCGLALQMAMVEQACEGRFDGNVLLLAVPDEEVNSVGMRAAVPRLLDLAKEHDLDYKTVLNSEPMFSRHPGDQNKYIYTGSIGKVLPGFLCYGKETHVGEPFAGLNGSYMAALLTAELELNTDLCDIVDGEASPPPTNLLQRDLKEDYSVQIPHRAVTLFNLFLLEKTMTDVVSLLRQKVTKVAEKIEESYEERAYHFSKHNPFIPPNLKVNVLTYEELITYAIEQHGREKIDEIQSNIIKNREDKDDRAVTIDLVDKLSILCKEKAPMIVLFFAPPYYPAVSSRNNPLIKEVVVEMEKYAHYNHSITFENQNYFGGISDLSYVGLQNPLDSMSSLVDNMPLWDKGYSIPLQELEEFDVPVLNMGPVGKDAHQWTERLDVNYAFETLLDMLPICIGKLLVSNKVTQS, encoded by the coding sequence ATGTCAAAGTGGCAATCAAAAGAACAATTAGTGCAATTATTAAGCAATCTTGTTGAAATTCCTAGTATTACAGGTTCAGAAGCTGAAGTTATATTACCAGACTTTGTTGTAGAACAATTATCTGACTTACAGTATTTCAAACAAAATCCGCATCATTTGCAAAAAAATCCGACCGGGGATGGAAGATATTTTGTTACAGCGCTAGTAAAGAAAAGCGATAGTACGAAAAATACCGTAATTCTTGTTAGCCACTTTGATGTTGTAGATGTACAAGATTACGGAGTGTGGAAAGAAGATGCATTTAACCCTAAAAAGTTAACATCTATGTTTTATTCTCATAAAGATGAGCTACCAGATCACGTACGTGAAGATATAGAACAAGGAGATTGGCTATTTGGTAGAGGAACGATGGACATGAAATGTGGTCTAGCTTTACAAATGGCGATGGTTGAGCAAGCTTGTGAAGGAAGATTTGATGGGAATGTTCTTTTATTAGCTGTTCCAGATGAAGAAGTGAACTCTGTAGGGATGAGAGCTGCAGTTCCGAGATTATTAGATTTAGCAAAAGAACATGACTTAGATTATAAAACGGTCCTAAATTCAGAGCCTATGTTTTCAAGGCATCCTGGTGACCAAAATAAGTATATTTATACTGGTTCTATTGGTAAAGTGTTACCTGGTTTCCTTTGCTATGGAAAAGAGACACATGTAGGCGAACCTTTTGCAGGATTAAATGGGAGTTATATGGCTGCATTATTAACAGCAGAATTAGAGTTGAATACGGACCTTTGTGATATTGTAGATGGTGAAGCGAGTCCACCACCAACTAACTTGCTTCAAAGAGACTTAAAGGAGGATTATTCTGTACAAATTCCTCATCGTGCTGTCACATTATTTAACTTGTTTTTACTAGAAAAAACGATGACAGATGTAGTTTCATTATTACGTCAAAAAGTAACGAAAGTAGCAGAGAAAATCGAAGAATCGTATGAGGAGCGAGCGTATCATTTTTCTAAGCATAATCCGTTCATACCGCCTAATCTCAAAGTAAATGTATTAACGTATGAAGAGCTTATCACTTATGCAATTGAACAACATGGAAGAGAAAAAATAGATGAAATTCAATCTAATATTATAAAAAATAGAGAAGATAAAGATGATCGTGCGGTAACCATTGATTTAGTAGACAAATTATCTATCTTATGTAAAGAAAAGGCTCCGATGATTGTACTTTTCTTTGCTCCGCCATACTATCCAGCTGTGAGTTCACGCAACAATCCTTTAATTAAAGAGGTAGTTGTAGAAATGGAAAAGTATGCCCACTATAATCATAGCATTACATTTGAAAATCAAAATTATTTTGGAGGAATTTCAGACTTGAGCTATGTGGGCTTACAAAACCCATTGGACTCAATGAGTTCTCTTGTAGACAATATGCCATTATGGGATAAAGGTTATTCAATTCCACTTCAGGAATTAGAAGAGTTTGACGTTCCAGTATTAAATATGGGGCCGGTAGGAAAAGATGCACATCAATGGACGGAGCGTCTGGACGTAAATTACGCATTTGAAACGTTATTAGATATGTTACCTATATGTATTGGAAAATTACTTGTTTCTAATAAAGTTACACAGTCATAG
- a CDS encoding IclR family transcriptional regulator: protein MVQSIDRAIGIIKLLNSTNEKEYWAISDIADRTHLPVSTVHRLLNSLMEHGLVTQISETKQYKIGPMWMEIGLRQLEKVDYRSVAREVMKRLASEVEESVYLNIPNGTHSIIIERIDSPLKIRVIDNLGEQIPLSIGAANKTMLANMNTNEMEHIVEHLLSSLPEQKQILFDQIKQIRNEGYAVSYGEKTEGTASVAAPIIGFNHKVVGALSVGLISHRINDDRLSFLISKVKQAAHEISIKIGSTSEL, encoded by the coding sequence ATGGTACAGTCCATTGATCGAGCGATAGGTATTATTAAGTTACTGAATTCTACAAATGAAAAAGAGTATTGGGCTATTTCTGATATAGCTGATAGAACACATCTCCCGGTTAGTACAGTACATAGGTTACTGAACTCTTTGATGGAGCATGGGTTAGTTACGCAAATTTCAGAAACAAAACAGTACAAGATTGGGCCAATGTGGATGGAAATAGGATTACGTCAATTGGAGAAGGTAGACTACAGATCCGTTGCAAGAGAAGTGATGAAGCGTTTGGCCTCTGAAGTTGAAGAAAGTGTTTATTTGAACATTCCAAATGGAACACATTCTATTATCATTGAAAGAATTGATAGCCCTTTAAAAATTCGAGTTATCGATAACTTAGGGGAACAGATTCCACTTTCAATTGGCGCCGCAAATAAAACGATGCTTGCCAATATGAACACGAATGAAATGGAACACATTGTAGAACATTTACTTTCTTCTTTACCAGAACAAAAGCAAATTCTTTTCGATCAAATAAAGCAAATAAGAAATGAAGGATATGCTGTGAGTTATGGTGAAAAAACAGAAGGGACAGCTTCAGTAGCTGCACCTATTATCGGATTTAATCATAAAGTAGTAGGAGCATTAAGTGTTGGGTTAATTAGTCATCGCATTAATGATGATCGACTATCTTTTCTTATTAGTAAGGTAAAACAAGCAGCTCATGAAATATCAATAAAAATCGGCAGTACATCAGAATTATAA
- a CDS encoding amino acid permease: protein MTQVNNTNNELKRTMKGRHLFMIALGGVIGTGLFNGSGYIISQAGPGGSVLAFMAGGLLMYLVMLCLGELAVAMPVSGSFQEYATKFINPATGFTIGWLYWLSWANTTGLEFTTAGITMQRWFPDIPVWVWCLIFGVTIFTINALSARSYAETEFWFSSIKVSAIIAFIILGGAAMFGFIDLKGNEPAPLLSNFVNHGGLFPNGLAAILLTMVTVNYSFQGTELVGIAAGESEDPAKTLPRSIRNIIWRTMFFFVLAIFVLVALIPWEEAGLTKSPFVAVFDNIGIPYAADIMNFVILTAVLSVANSGLYAATRMLWSLSKNDMAPAFLKKLSSRGIPLNALLLTIAISAFSLLTSVVAAETVYLWLISISGVITIIVWMSICVSQFFFRKHYLAEGGKLEDLKFKTPLYPLVPILGFGLYGIILISLIFIPSQRLGIYCTVPFIIFCYTYYHFKIKKRIATNTHTETKISETS, encoded by the coding sequence ATGACGCAAGTAAACAATACAAACAATGAATTAAAGCGCACAATGAAAGGTAGACATTTATTCATGATTGCACTCGGTGGTGTGATTGGAACGGGGTTATTTAACGGATCTGGTTATATTATAAGTCAAGCTGGACCTGGTGGATCCGTACTTGCCTTTATGGCCGGTGGATTATTAATGTATCTCGTTATGCTATGTCTTGGTGAGCTTGCTGTAGCAATGCCAGTTTCAGGTTCCTTCCAGGAATATGCCACTAAGTTCATCAATCCAGCAACTGGATTTACCATCGGATGGTTGTATTGGCTAAGCTGGGCGAATACGACTGGTCTTGAATTTACAACTGCTGGTATTACAATGCAGCGATGGTTTCCTGATATTCCTGTCTGGGTTTGGTGTTTAATATTTGGTGTTACAATATTCACTATTAACGCATTATCCGCTCGTAGTTATGCAGAAACAGAATTTTGGTTTTCAAGTATAAAAGTATCTGCCATTATCGCTTTCATTATTCTTGGCGGCGCCGCTATGTTCGGTTTTATTGATTTAAAAGGAAACGAACCCGCTCCGCTTCTTTCAAATTTCGTAAATCATGGTGGTTTATTCCCAAATGGACTTGCCGCTATTCTTTTAACAATGGTTACAGTCAATTATTCCTTCCAAGGTACAGAACTTGTTGGAATCGCAGCAGGTGAAAGTGAAGATCCAGCAAAGACTTTACCTCGTTCTATTAGAAATATAATATGGCGCACGATGTTTTTCTTCGTCTTAGCAATCTTTGTTCTCGTGGCTTTAATTCCTTGGGAAGAGGCAGGATTAACAAAAAGTCCGTTTGTTGCTGTATTTGATAATATAGGTATTCCATATGCAGCTGATATTATGAACTTTGTTATTCTTACTGCTGTTCTTTCTGTCGCAAACTCAGGACTGTACGCCGCAACTCGAATGCTTTGGTCATTATCAAAAAATGATATGGCTCCAGCCTTTTTAAAGAAATTATCATCACGAGGGATACCTCTAAACGCTTTACTCTTGACGATAGCTATTTCTGCTTTTTCTCTTTTGACAAGCGTTGTAGCTGCTGAAACGGTTTACTTATGGCTGATTTCAATTTCTGGAGTCATTACAATTATTGTTTGGATGTCAATTTGTGTTTCTCAATTCTTTTTCCGTAAACATTATTTAGCCGAAGGTGGAAAATTAGAAGACTTAAAATTTAAAACTCCACTTTATCCACTTGTACCAATTCTTGGTTTTGGATTGTATGGCATTATATTAATAAGTCTTATCTTTATCCCAAGTCAAAGACTAGGAATCTATTGCACTGTACCATTTATCATCTTTTGCTACACCTACTATCACTTTAAGATAAAGAAAAGAATTGCTACTAACACTCATACAGAGACTAAAATTAGTGAAACTTCTTAA
- a CDS encoding VOC family protein — MIKGFGGIFWRTKNLDVIKKWYSEVLKIEIENWNGTVIKPELGTETIFSFFTENDNYFPTEQQVMLNFQVHNLNETIQHLEHIGVPLEKKEEISEFGKFIWIKDPEGRLIELWEK; from the coding sequence ATGATAAAAGGTTTCGGAGGAATATTTTGGAGAACTAAAAATCTTGATGTTATAAAAAAATGGTACAGTGAAGTGTTGAAGATTGAAATAGAAAATTGGAATGGGACTGTGATTAAACCCGAATTAGGAACTGAGACTATCTTTTCTTTCTTCACTGAAAATGACAATTATTTTCCAACAGAACAACAAGTGATGTTGAATTTCCAAGTACATAATCTAAACGAGACTATTCAGCATCTTGAACATATTGGTGTACCTCTTGAAAAGAAAGAAGAGATTAGTGAATTTGGAAAGTTTATTTGGATTAAAGATCCTGAAGGTCGATTGATCGAACTTTGGGAGAAATAG
- a CDS encoding short-chain fatty acid transporter: MFRSFTNGCVALVQRFLPEPFILSCLLTVFVIFFGMFATHQTPVEMITHWGNGIWGLLAFSMQMALVLVTGSALANAPLIKKGLTKAAKLPKTNGQGIIAISIVSLLGAYINWGFGIVVSVLYAKEVARQLEGLDYRLAIASSYSGFLIWHAGLSASIPLTLATGGETLIKTTAGSIKEAIPITETLFSPYALVPVIIFLVTMPLINRAMHPDEKHTITVNPSVFHEEAAAQEVKQNTFAEKMENSIIITLCIGLLGLIYIFNYFYTKGFNLTLDIVIFMLLIAGLIFHRTPIQYIRAFSDSTKSASGILLQFPFYAGIMGMMIGVNSEGLSLGGAISTFFISISNETTFPLFTFLSAGIVNIFVPSGGGQWAVQAPIMIPAGAELGVPAAKTAMAIAWGDAWTNLIQPFWALPALAIAGLGARDIMGFCVVNLLYAGFIISLCFLFI; the protein is encoded by the coding sequence TTGTTTCGTTCATTTACAAATGGATGTGTTGCCCTTGTGCAGCGTTTCTTACCAGAACCGTTTATTTTATCATGCTTATTAACCGTTTTCGTTATCTTCTTCGGCATGTTTGCAACGCACCAAACACCGGTCGAAATGATTACGCATTGGGGCAATGGAATTTGGGGACTTCTCGCCTTTTCTATGCAAATGGCTCTTGTACTCGTGACAGGATCTGCATTAGCAAACGCTCCTCTTATTAAAAAGGGATTAACAAAAGCAGCGAAACTACCGAAAACGAATGGACAAGGTATTATTGCAATTTCAATCGTAAGTTTACTAGGAGCGTACATAAACTGGGGATTTGGTATTGTTGTATCTGTTTTATATGCAAAAGAAGTGGCAAGACAGTTAGAAGGATTAGATTATAGGTTGGCAATTGCTTCTTCCTACTCTGGATTTCTTATTTGGCATGCAGGTCTTTCTGCTTCTATCCCTCTTACGTTAGCAACAGGCGGCGAAACGTTAATCAAAACGACAGCTGGAAGTATTAAAGAAGCGATTCCAATAACAGAAACGTTATTCTCACCATACGCTCTCGTTCCAGTTATTATCTTTCTCGTTACGATGCCTCTTATTAACCGGGCAATGCATCCAGATGAAAAACATACAATTACAGTAAATCCTAGCGTGTTCCATGAAGAAGCTGCTGCTCAAGAAGTGAAGCAAAATACGTTCGCTGAAAAAATGGAAAATAGCATAATTATTACACTTTGTATTGGATTATTAGGTCTTATTTATATTTTCAACTACTTTTATACGAAAGGCTTTAACCTTACACTTGATATCGTTATTTTCATGTTATTGATTGCTGGTCTTATTTTCCACCGTACTCCGATTCAATATATCCGCGCTTTCTCTGACTCAACTAAGAGTGCTTCAGGCATTTTACTTCAGTTTCCGTTCTATGCTGGAATTATGGGGATGATGATTGGAGTAAATAGTGAAGGTCTTTCGCTTGGAGGAGCTATTTCTACTTTCTTTATTAGCATTTCAAATGAAACCACATTCCCGCTCTTTACATTTTTAAGTGCTGGAATTGTTAATATTTTCGTTCCATCTGGAGGCGGTCAATGGGCAGTGCAAGCACCAATTATGATTCCAGCTGGCGCTGAACTTGGTGTACCTGCCGCGAAAACAGCGATGGCAATTGCATGGGGCGATGCTTGGACAAATTTAATTCAACCTTTTTGGGCATTACCGGCATTAGCGATAGCTGGTTTAGGCGCTCGTGATATTATGGGATTTTGTGTTGTTAACTTACTATATGCAGGATTTATCATTAGTCTATGTTTCTTATTTATTTAA
- a CDS encoding group-specific protein: MNEIDRIIKCCKHDDELFRTYIKCLVQLKKCSEALKQIQIQLRNDYLIRGICEREVDEVIKGSKEYETYFLPKVLQWNFLKNNPHMIGKVCEDLFTYEALNHAEVEWRKVISCIDNE; encoded by the coding sequence ATGAATGAAATCGATCGTATTATAAAGTGTTGTAAGCATGATGACGAACTTTTTCGTACGTATATTAAGTGTTTAGTCCAATTGAAGAAGTGTAGTGAAGCGTTAAAACAAATTCAGATACAATTAAGAAATGATTATTTAATAAGAGGGATTTGTGAAAGAGAAGTTGATGAGGTAATAAAGGGAAGTAAAGAATATGAAACATATTTTCTTCCTAAAGTATTGCAGTGGAATTTCCTTAAGAACAATCCTCATATGATTGGAAAAGTGTGTGAAGATTTGTTTACATATGAAGCATTAAATCATGCAGAGGTAGAGTGGAGGAAGGTAATAAGCTGTATAGATAACGAATGA
- a CDS encoding NAD(P)H-dependent oxidoreductase — MNVLIIYAHPNPSSLNGAILEHVQKGLGETNHSVTILDLYREQFDPVLVFNEEKKRRDLLNEEETKRYRELVKAADILLFIYPIWWWGMPAILKGFIDRIFVAGFAYKYEGSLPKGLFKGKKAWVINTLDSPLWYVALLYRSADWIMMKRGILRFCGIRDIKRSVFQSVKTSKVTKREKWLLQIEEAARTL, encoded by the coding sequence GTGAACGTACTAATTATATATGCCCATCCTAATCCTTCAAGCTTAAACGGGGCAATTTTAGAGCATGTGCAAAAAGGACTTGGGGAAACAAATCATTCTGTTACAATACTTGATTTGTATAGAGAACAATTTGATCCAGTGCTTGTATTTAATGAAGAGAAGAAAAGACGTGATTTACTAAATGAAGAAGAGACGAAGCGATATAGAGAATTAGTGAAAGCGGCGGATATTCTTCTTTTCATATATCCGATATGGTGGTGGGGCATGCCTGCTATTTTAAAAGGATTTATCGATCGTATTTTTGTAGCTGGATTTGCTTATAAATATGAGGGGTCATTACCAAAAGGCTTATTTAAAGGAAAGAAGGCGTGGGTTATTAATACGTTAGACTCACCATTATGGTACGTAGCACTATTATATCGATCAGCAGATTGGATTATGATGAAAAGAGGGATTTTACGTTTTTGTGGTATTCGCGATATAAAACGGTCAGTTTTTCAATCTGTGAAAACGAGTAAAGTAACGAAGCGTGAAAAATGGCTATTACAAATAGAAGAAGCGGCTCGTACATTATGA
- a CDS encoding SWIM zinc finger family protein: MYAYLLNDITKWIPKYIIDRGYEYYEEGHVEDVEIHDKKVFAFVTGNAGNYEVVIDLEDFAESSCECPYENYCKHMAAVVYDIQGAGESTVKEKLNGLENEELLTVLNRLLQSSKNVRIVEKMLKKGKD, encoded by the coding sequence ATGTACGCTTATTTATTAAACGATATAACGAAATGGATTCCAAAGTACATTATAGATAGAGGTTATGAATATTATGAAGAGGGACATGTAGAAGATGTTGAAATACACGACAAGAAAGTATTTGCTTTCGTTACTGGTAATGCAGGAAATTATGAAGTAGTTATTGATCTTGAAGATTTTGCAGAAAGTAGCTGCGAGTGTCCGTACGAAAATTATTGTAAACATATGGCGGCAGTTGTTTACGATATTCAAGGTGCTGGTGAGAGTACGGTTAAAGAGAAACTGAACGGTTTAGAAAACGAAGAGTTACTAACAGTATTAAATCGTTTGTTACAAAGTTCGAAAAATGTGCGAATTGTAGAGAAGATGTTAAAGAAGGGGAAAGATTAA